Proteins encoded in a region of the Ziziphus jujuba cultivar Dongzao chromosome 3, ASM3175591v1 genome:
- the LOC107405120 gene encoding photosynthetic NDH subunit of subcomplex B 5, chloroplastic translates to MAVCCSSPSIFSTHSVPKISSSNSLEPRITVSNRRSLDFGKRTWKRLKAAGLSEIEPDLNEDPVDRWATNSVSPEDFVYGKYDEHHTYNEAEDKGPFWETLVEEFQSVEPPTGFQGLISWLFPPAIAAGYYFHVPGEYLFIGAGLFTIVFCIIEMDKPDQPHNFEPQIYNMERGARDKLIADYNTMDIWDFNEKYGDLWDFTVKKDDITKR, encoded by the exons atggcagttTGTTGTTCTTCACCTTCCATTTTCTCGACCCATTCAGTGCCCAAAATCAGCTCCTCCAATTCACTGGAACCTAGGATTACCGTGTCGAACCGGAGAAGCCTCGATTTCGGGAAGAGAACATGGAAGAGGTTGAAGGCAGCTGGTTTGTCTGAGATTGAACCTGATCTCAATGAAGACCCTGTTGATCGCTGGGCCACTAACAGTGTTAGCCCG GAAGATTTTGTGTATGGAAAGTATGACGAGCATCACACTTACAATGAAGCAGAAGATAAAG GACCATTTTGGGAAACATTGGTAGAAGAATTTCAATCTGTAGAACCACCTACAGGTTTTCAAG GTCTAATTTCATGGCTCTTTCCTCCAGCAATTGCAGCTGGGTACTATTTCCATGTTCCG GGGGAGTATTTGTTCATTGGGGCTGGTTTGTTTACAATAGTGTTTTGCATCATTGAGATGGATAAACCAGATCAACCCCACAACTTTGAGCCTCAGATATACAATATGGAAAGAGGAGCTCGTGACAAGTTAATTGCTGATTACAATACAATGGACatttgggattttaatgaaaaatatggtGATCTCTGGGATTTCACTGTGAAGAAGGATGATATTACAAAGAGATAA